Sequence from the Notamacropus eugenii isolate mMacEug1 chromosome 6, mMacEug1.pri_v2, whole genome shotgun sequence genome:
TTGAGATTGAATGTCCTCTCAAATAGGAATTGAGTTTTCCGCTGGAATTCTGTAAGCCCAAAGAAGGCCATGTTCTTCAGATTGTTCTTGGCACTCTGTAGAAGGATTGTGTTCCGCTCACTCTCGTTCATGAAAGTCAAGTTGTAGCATCCCACCAGGCTAAGGTCTGCCAGCATACGGACCTGGCGGTTGTTGGCCAGGTTATAGCCACAATTCATAAACTCCCTCAAGCTGACACCAGACCAGTCATCTCCTGGGTAGCAAGTAGGCAGCTCATCTGGAGTTGGGCTTCTCCCATCACACATGTGAAGAGATGTCTTCCAAGTGGCTCCTCTCTGGACATGTTTCCACTCACTCAGGTAACGGGACACTGGATCCCTCAGCATTGTGATATAATAGAAATTCCTAGAATAAATTACAAAAGAAAGTTATGAATTGTAACAATGCTAATATCAATTATCACTCTCATTTACCAAGCGCTTGAAAATTCGTGAAGTGCTTTgcctatgttatttcatttaattcctaTAGCCCTATAAATGAGGTGTTATGGCTAttcccattatacatatgaataaAATGACAGAGGTTGTGACCTGACTGATGCTGTACAACTAGTAGGTATATGAAGCCCAATTCAACTGCTAGTCTTTCAAGTGTTAAGTCAAGAACTCTATCCACGGCTCCACCCAGCTACAATAGGTTTTTGTACTTCTACCCTTTTCTAGACTGAATCTTGGGTAACAGAATCAatctaatttgtttccttttcaattccatatattttattttctgcatctaGAAATACTATTCTAAGAAAGATCTGTgaatttcaccagactgctaaagggatctctctgtctctgtctctgtctctgtctctgtctctgtctctgtctctgtctctgtctctctctctctctctctctctctctctctctctctctctcacacacacacacacacacacacacacacacacacacacacacacacacacacaatattagGAACCTCtact
This genomic interval carries:
- the LOC140512747 gene encoding heparan-sulfate 6-O-sulfotransferase 3; translated protein: MLRDPVSRYLSEWKHVQRGATWKTSLHMCDGRSPTPDELPTCYPGDDWSGVSLREFMNCGYNLANNRQVRMLADLSLVGCYNLTFMNESERNTILLQSAKNNLKNMAFFGLTEFQRKTQFLFERTFNLKFISPFTQFNITRASNVDINEGARQHIEELNFLDMQLYEYAKDLFLQRYHHTKQQEHQRDRQKRREERRLLKEHRAHRWQKEDETVTEDYNSQVVRW